The following coding sequences lie in one Komagataeibacter sucrofermentans DSM 15973 genomic window:
- a CDS encoding ribonucleotide-diphosphate reductase subunit beta — MSKDTPNLLSPSPVYKPFRYPWAYEAWQTQQQLHWLPEEIPLGDDVKDWNNNLSETERYLVTQIFRLFTQQDTEVENAYIDLYMPRFKPTEVRMMLSAFTNMESIHQAAYSHLLDTIGMPETEYAAFLEYEEMAAKHEFLKRFNMEDHYNTALSMAVFAGFTEGLQLFASFAMLLNFPRHNLMKGMGQVVTWSVRDESLHVESITRLFKTYMQEFGHQIDKPAVAAAIHKACREIVTNEDRFIDLAFRMGPVQGLSAEEVKQYIRFIANRRLIGLELAPIYDVPSNPLPWIDEMMNAVEHTNFFENRATEYSRGATQGTWDEAFA; from the coding sequence ATGAGCAAAGACACACCGAATCTTCTCTCGCCCAGCCCGGTCTACAAGCCTTTCCGCTACCCGTGGGCGTATGAGGCATGGCAGACCCAGCAGCAGTTGCACTGGCTGCCCGAGGAAATTCCCCTCGGCGATGACGTGAAGGACTGGAACAACAACCTGTCCGAAACCGAGCGCTATCTGGTCACCCAGATCTTCCGGCTGTTCACCCAGCAGGATACCGAGGTCGAGAACGCCTATATCGACCTGTACATGCCGCGCTTCAAGCCGACCGAAGTGCGCATGATGCTCTCGGCATTCACGAACATGGAAAGCATCCATCAGGCTGCCTACAGCCACCTGCTCGACACCATCGGCATGCCCGAGACGGAATATGCCGCCTTCCTCGAATATGAGGAAATGGCCGCCAAGCATGAGTTCCTCAAGCGCTTCAACATGGAGGACCACTACAACACGGCCCTGTCCATGGCCGTGTTCGCGGGCTTTACCGAAGGGCTGCAGCTTTTTGCGTCGTTTGCCATGCTGCTCAACTTCCCGCGCCATAACCTGATGAAGGGCATGGGCCAGGTCGTGACGTGGTCGGTGCGCGACGAGAGCCTGCACGTTGAATCCATCACGCGCCTGTTCAAGACCTACATGCAGGAATTCGGCCACCAGATCGACAAGCCCGCCGTCGCAGCCGCCATCCATAAAGCCTGCCGCGAGATCGTAACCAACGAGGACCGCTTCATCGACCTCGCCTTCCGCATGGGCCCGGTGCAGGGGCTGAGCGCCGAGGAGGTCAAGCAGTATATCCGCTTCATCGCCAACCGCCGCCTCATCGGGCTTGAACTGGCCCCGATCTATGACGTGCCGAGCAATCCGCTGCCGTGGATTGACGAGATGATGAACGCGGTGGAACACACCAACTTCTTTGAAAACCGCGCCACCGAATACAGCCGCGGTGCGACGCAGGGCACGTGGGATGAAGCCTTCGCCTGA